In one window of Syngnathus scovelli strain Florida chromosome 20, RoL_Ssco_1.2, whole genome shotgun sequence DNA:
- the LOC125990195 gene encoding mucin-2-like isoform X22: MKTIGLAAAAVVLSLTAWVLYEIKRTPVSAKLTLSEQKQELSTLTTKEPALNVTSVLVKTTKLPNTTLTTKTPALNVTSVSKLPNTTLTTKTPALNVTSVSKLPNTTLTTKTPALNVTSVSKLPNTTLTTKTPALNVTSVLKLPNTTLTTKTPEMNVTSVSVKPTVQGQQQEVPNTTLTTKKPEMNVTSVSVKPTVQGEQQELPNTTLTTKKPEMNVTSVSVNTTVQGAQQKLPNTTLTTKKPAMNVTSVSAKPTVKGKEENTLTTKKKMNVNSNFVLDILKDLYNLTDEEPEEKKLPNTTLTTKKPAMNVTSVSVKTTAQGQQQKLPNTTLTTKKPAMNVTSVSIKTTELPNTTLTTKKPEMNVTSVSVKPTVQGEQQKLPNTTLTTKKPEMNVTSVSVNPMVQRQQQELPNTTLTKKPEMNVTSVSVKPTVQGEQQKLPNTTMTTKKPEMNVTSVSVKPTVQGEQQKLPNTTMTTKKPEMNVTSVSVKPTVQGEQQKLPNTTLTTKKPEMNVTSVSVKPTVQGEQQKLPNTTLTTKKPAMNVTSVKPTVQGQQQKLPNTTLTTKKPDMNVTSVSVKPTVQGEQQKLPNTTMTTKKPAVNVTSVSVKPTVNGQQQKLPNTTLTTKKPALNVTSVSVLLQKLPNTTKTTKKPMNKLLKTLTTKKPRISVVKPELFTELQLAKYYVWIYSNTNVSIIINPQDLNLEVLEVNLVSEHRGKKLLTLRFSMTNQTAKLITDTHVSPLPLIQNEMTWPYRLGVNYKIVIQKNGNYWTVNFSNKLVLCFTLEKRQVISQVEVSGRIVTIRKVEVFRDV; this comes from the exons ATGAAGACAATTGGACTGGCCGCGGCCGCGGTCGTTCTATCGCTTACTGCCTGGGTGCTTTATG AGATCAAAAGGACCCCAGTCTCGGCGAAGCTCACATTATCTGAACAGAAGCAG GAGCTGTCAACACTGACCACTAAGGAACCAGCGCTGAACGTGACCTCAGTCTTGGTAAAGACCACG aagctgccCAACACTACACTGACCACTAAGACACCAGCGCTGAACGTGACCTCAGTCTCG aagctgccCAACACCACACTGACCACTAAGACACCAGCGCTGAACGTGACCTCAGTCTCG aagctgccCAACACTACACTGACCACTAAGACACCAGCGCTGAACGTGACCTCAGTCTCG aagctgccCAACACCACACTGACCACTAAGACACCAGCGCTGAACGTGACCTCAGTCTTG aagctgccCAACACTACACTGACCACTAAGACACCAGAGATGAACGTGACCTCCGTCTCGGTGAAGCCCACGGTGCAAGGACagcagcag gaGGTGCCCAACACTACACTGACCACTAAGAAACCAGAGATGAACGTGACCTCCGTCTCGGTGAAGCCCACGGTGCAAGGAGagcagcag gaGCTGCCCAACACCACACTGACCACTAAGAAACCAGAGATGAACGTGACCTCAGTCTCCGTAAACACCACGGTGCAAGGAGCGCAGCAG aagctgccCAACACCACACTGACCACTAAGAAACCAGCGATGAACGTGACTTCAGTCTCGGCGAAGCCCACGGTCAAAGGAAAGGAGGAG AACACACTGACCACTAAGAAAAAGATGAATGTCAACTCTAACTTTGTTTTGGACATACTGAAG gaCCTGTATAACCTGACCGATGAGGAACCAGAGGAGAAG aagctgccCAACACTACACTGACCACTAAGAAACCAGCGATGAACGTGACCTCAGTCTCGGTGAAGACCACGGCGCAAGGACAGCAGCAG aagctgccCAACACCACACTGACCACCAAGAAACCAGCAATGAACGTGACCTCAGTCTCGATAAAGACCACG gagCTGCCCAACACCACACTGACCACCAAGAAACCAGAGATGAACGTGACCTCAGTCTCGGTGAAGCCCACGGTGCAAGGAGAGCAGCAG aagctgccCAACACTACACTGACCACTAAGAAACCAGAGATGAACGTGACCTCCGTCTCGGTGAACCCCATGGTGCAAAGACAGCAGCAG gaGCTGCCCAACACCACACTGACCAAGAAACCAGAGATGAACGTGACCTCAGTCTCGGTGAAGCCAACGGTGCAAGGAGAGCAGCAG aagctgccCAACACCACAATGACCACTAAGAAACCAGAGATGAACGTGACCTCAGTCTCGGTGAAGCCAACGGTGCAAGGAGAGCAGCAG aagctgccCAACACCACAATGACCACTAAGAAACCAGAGATGAACGTGACCTCAGTCTCGGTGAAGCCCACGGTGCAAGGAGAGCAGCAG aagctgccCAACACCACACTGACCACCAAGAAACCAGAGATGAACGTGACCTCAGTCTCGGTGAAGCCAACGGTGCAAGGAGAGCAGCAG aagctgccCAACACCACACTGACCACCAAGAAACCAGCGATGAACGTGACCTCAGTGAAGCCCACGGTGCAAGGACAGCAGCAG aagctgccCAACACCACACTGACCACCAAGAAACCAGATATGAACGTGACCTCAGTCTCGGTGAAGCCAACGGTGCAAGGAGAGCAGCAG aagctgccCAACACCACAATGACCACTAAGAAACCAGCGGTGAACGTGACCTCAGTCTCGGTGAAGCCCACGGTGAACGGACAGCAGCAG aagctgccCAACACCACACTGACCACTAAGAAACCAGCGCTGAATGTGACCTCAGTCTCG GTTCTTTTGCAGAAGCTTCCCAACACCACAAAAACCACCAAGAAACCAATGAAC AAGCTGCTCAAAACATTGACCACTAAGAAACCAAGGATCAGCGTGGTGAAGCCCGAATTGTTTACAGAGCTGCAG TTGGCTAAGTACTAcgtttggatttactccaacacCAACGTTTCCATCATCATCAACCCACAAGACCTGAATCTCGAAGT TCTTGAAGTCAATCTGGTGTCGGAGCACCGTGGCAAAAAGCTGTTGACCCTTCGGTTTTCAATGACAAACCAAACCGCCAAGCTTATCACAGACACCCATGTTTCGCCACTACCGCTGATCCAGAACGAAATGACCTGGCCTTATCGTCTTGGAGTCAACTACAAG atTGTTATCCAGAAAAACGGCAACTACTGGACCGTGAACTTCAGCAACAAGCTCGTGCTGTGTTTCACGCTTGAGAAGAGACAAGTCATCAGCCAGGTGGAGGTGTCCGGCCGGATCGTTACCATCAGGAAAGTGGAGGTTTTCAGGGATGTTTGA
- the LOC125990195 gene encoding mucin-2-like isoform X7, which translates to MKTIGLAAAAVVLSLTAWVLYEIKRTPVSAKLTLSEQKQELSTLTTKEPALNVTSVLVKTTKLPNTTLTTKTPALNVTSVSKLPNTTLTTKTPALNVTSVSKLPNTTLTTKTPALNVTSVSKLPNTTLTTKTPEMNVTSVSVKPTVQGQQQEVPNTTLTTKKPEMNVTSVSVKPTVQGEQQELPNTTLTTKKPEMNVTSVSVNTTVQGAQQKLPNTTLTTKKPAMNVTSVSAKPTVKGKEENTLTTKKKMNVNSNFVLDILKDLYNLTDEEPEEKKLPNTTLTTKKPAMNVTSVSVKTTAQGQQQKLPNTTLTTKKPAMNVTSVSIKTTELPNTTLTTKKPEMNVTSVSVKPTVQGEQQKLPNTTTTTKKPEMNVTSVSLLNTTMTTKKPPMNVTSVSVKTTVQGEQQKLPNTTLTTKKPEMNVTSVSVNPMVQRQQQELPNTTLTKKPEMNVTSVSVKPTVQGEQQKLPNTTMTTKKPEMNVTSVSVKPTVQGEQQKLPNTTMTTKKPEMNVTSVSVKPTVQGEQQKLPNTTLTTKKPEMNVTSVSVKPTVQGEQQKLPNTTLTTKKPAMNVTSVKPTVQGQQQKLPNTTLTTKKPDMNVTSVSVKPTVQGEQQKLPNTTMTTKKPAVNVTSVSVKPTVNGQQQKLPNTTLTTKKPALNVTSVSVLLQKLPNTTKTTKKPMNKLLKTLTTKKPRISVVKPELFTELQLAKYYVWIYSNTNVSIIINPQDLNLEVLEVNLVSEHRGKKLLTLRFSMTNQTAKLITDTHVSPLPLIQNEMTWPYRLGVNYKIVIQKNGNYWTVNFSNKLVLCFTLEKRQVISQVEVSGRIVTIRKVEVFRDV; encoded by the exons ATGAAGACAATTGGACTGGCCGCGGCCGCGGTCGTTCTATCGCTTACTGCCTGGGTGCTTTATG AGATCAAAAGGACCCCAGTCTCGGCGAAGCTCACATTATCTGAACAGAAGCAG GAGCTGTCAACACTGACCACTAAGGAACCAGCGCTGAACGTGACCTCAGTCTTGGTAAAGACCACG aagctgccCAACACTACACTGACCACTAAGACACCAGCGCTGAACGTGACCTCAGTCTCG aagctgccCAACACCACACTGACCACTAAGACACCAGCGCTGAACGTGACCTCAGTCTCG aagctgccCAACACTACACTGACCACTAAGACACCAGCGCTGAACGTGACCTCAGTCTCG aagctgccCAACACTACACTGACCACTAAGACACCAGAGATGAACGTGACCTCCGTCTCGGTGAAGCCCACGGTGCAAGGACagcagcag gaGGTGCCCAACACTACACTGACCACTAAGAAACCAGAGATGAACGTGACCTCCGTCTCGGTGAAGCCCACGGTGCAAGGAGagcagcag gaGCTGCCCAACACCACACTGACCACTAAGAAACCAGAGATGAACGTGACCTCAGTCTCCGTAAACACCACGGTGCAAGGAGCGCAGCAG aagctgccCAACACCACACTGACCACTAAGAAACCAGCGATGAACGTGACTTCAGTCTCGGCGAAGCCCACGGTCAAAGGAAAGGAGGAG AACACACTGACCACTAAGAAAAAGATGAATGTCAACTCTAACTTTGTTTTGGACATACTGAAG gaCCTGTATAACCTGACCGATGAGGAACCAGAGGAGAAG aagctgccCAACACTACACTGACCACTAAGAAACCAGCGATGAACGTGACCTCAGTCTCGGTGAAGACCACGGCGCAAGGACAGCAGCAG aagctgccCAACACCACACTGACCACCAAGAAACCAGCAATGAACGTGACCTCAGTCTCGATAAAGACCACG gagCTGCCCAACACCACACTGACCACCAAGAAACCAGAGATGAACGTGACCTCAGTCTCGGTGAAGCCCACGGTGCAAGGAGAGCAGCAG aagctgccCAACACCACAACGACCACCAAGAAACCAGAGATGAATGTGACCTCAGTCTCG CTGCTCAACACCACAATGACCACCAAGAAACCACCGATGAACGTGACCTCAGTCTCCGTAAAGACCACGGTGCAAGGAGAGCAGCAG aagctgccCAACACTACACTGACCACTAAGAAACCAGAGATGAACGTGACCTCCGTCTCGGTGAACCCCATGGTGCAAAGACAGCAGCAG gaGCTGCCCAACACCACACTGACCAAGAAACCAGAGATGAACGTGACCTCAGTCTCGGTGAAGCCAACGGTGCAAGGAGAGCAGCAG aagctgccCAACACCACAATGACCACTAAGAAACCAGAGATGAACGTGACCTCAGTCTCGGTGAAGCCAACGGTGCAAGGAGAGCAGCAG aagctgccCAACACCACAATGACCACTAAGAAACCAGAGATGAACGTGACCTCAGTCTCGGTGAAGCCCACGGTGCAAGGAGAGCAGCAG aagctgccCAACACCACACTGACCACCAAGAAACCAGAGATGAACGTGACCTCAGTCTCGGTGAAGCCAACGGTGCAAGGAGAGCAGCAG aagctgccCAACACCACACTGACCACCAAGAAACCAGCGATGAACGTGACCTCAGTGAAGCCCACGGTGCAAGGACAGCAGCAG aagctgccCAACACCACACTGACCACCAAGAAACCAGATATGAACGTGACCTCAGTCTCGGTGAAGCCAACGGTGCAAGGAGAGCAGCAG aagctgccCAACACCACAATGACCACTAAGAAACCAGCGGTGAACGTGACCTCAGTCTCGGTGAAGCCCACGGTGAACGGACAGCAGCAG aagctgccCAACACCACACTGACCACTAAGAAACCAGCGCTGAATGTGACCTCAGTCTCG GTTCTTTTGCAGAAGCTTCCCAACACCACAAAAACCACCAAGAAACCAATGAAC AAGCTGCTCAAAACATTGACCACTAAGAAACCAAGGATCAGCGTGGTGAAGCCCGAATTGTTTACAGAGCTGCAG TTGGCTAAGTACTAcgtttggatttactccaacacCAACGTTTCCATCATCATCAACCCACAAGACCTGAATCTCGAAGT TCTTGAAGTCAATCTGGTGTCGGAGCACCGTGGCAAAAAGCTGTTGACCCTTCGGTTTTCAATGACAAACCAAACCGCCAAGCTTATCACAGACACCCATGTTTCGCCACTACCGCTGATCCAGAACGAAATGACCTGGCCTTATCGTCTTGGAGTCAACTACAAG atTGTTATCCAGAAAAACGGCAACTACTGGACCGTGAACTTCAGCAACAAGCTCGTGCTGTGTTTCACGCTTGAGAAGAGACAAGTCATCAGCCAGGTGGAGGTGTCCGGCCGGATCGTTACCATCAGGAAAGTGGAGGTTTTCAGGGATGTTTGA
- the LOC125990195 gene encoding mucin-2-like isoform X35: protein MKTIGLAAAAVVLSLTAWVLYEIKRTPVSAKLTLSEQKQELSTLTTKEPALNVTSVLVKTTKLPNTTLTTKTPALNVTSVSKLPNTTLTTKTPALNVTSVSKLPNTTLTTKTPALNVTSVSKLPNTTLTTKTPALNVTSVLKLPNTTLTTKTPEMNVTSVSEVPNTTLTTKKPEMNVTSVSVKPTVQGEQQKLPNTTLTTKKPAMNVTSVSVKTTAQGQQQKLPNTTLTTKKPAMNVTSVSIKTTELPNTTLTTKKPEMNVTSVSVKPTVQGEQQKLPNTTTTTKKPEMNVTSVSLLNTTMTTKKPPMNVTSVSVKTTVQGEQQKLPNTTLTTKKPEMNVTSVSVNPMVQRQQQELPNTTLTKKPEMNVTSVSVKPTVQGEQQKLPNTTMTTKKPEMNVTSVSVKPTVQGEQQKLPNTTMTTKKPEMNVTSVSVKPTVQGEQQKLPNTTLTTKKPEMNVTSVSVKPTVQGEQQKLPNTTLTTKKPAMNVTSVKPTVQGQQQKLPNTTLTTKKPDMNVTSVSVKPTVQGEQQKLPNTTMTTKKPAVNVTSVSVKPTVNGQQQKLPNTTLTTKKPALNVTSVSVLLQKLPNTTKTTKKPMNKLLKTLTTKKPRISVVKPELFTELQLAKYYVWIYSNTNVSIIINPQDLNLEVLEVNLVSEHRGKKLLTLRFSMTNQTAKLITDTHVSPLPLIQNEMTWPYRLGVNYKIVIQKNGNYWTVNFSNKLVLCFTLEKRQVISQVEVSGRIVTIRKVEVFRDV from the exons ATGAAGACAATTGGACTGGCCGCGGCCGCGGTCGTTCTATCGCTTACTGCCTGGGTGCTTTATG AGATCAAAAGGACCCCAGTCTCGGCGAAGCTCACATTATCTGAACAGAAGCAG GAGCTGTCAACACTGACCACTAAGGAACCAGCGCTGAACGTGACCTCAGTCTTGGTAAAGACCACG aagctgccCAACACTACACTGACCACTAAGACACCAGCGCTGAACGTGACCTCAGTCTCG aagctgccCAACACCACACTGACCACTAAGACACCAGCGCTGAACGTGACCTCAGTCTCG aagctgccCAACACTACACTGACCACTAAGACACCAGCGCTGAACGTGACCTCAGTCTCG aagctgccCAACACCACACTGACCACTAAGACACCAGCGCTGAACGTGACCTCAGTCTTG aagctgccCAACACTACACTGACCACTAAGACACCAGAGATGAACGTGACCTCCGTCTCG gaGGTGCCCAACACTACACTGACCACTAAGAAACCAGAGATGAACGTGACCTCCGTCTCGGTGAAGCCCACGGTGCAAGGAGagcagcag aagctgccCAACACTACACTGACCACTAAGAAACCAGCGATGAACGTGACCTCAGTCTCGGTGAAGACCACGGCGCAAGGACAGCAGCAG aagctgccCAACACCACACTGACCACCAAGAAACCAGCAATGAACGTGACCTCAGTCTCGATAAAGACCACG gagCTGCCCAACACCACACTGACCACCAAGAAACCAGAGATGAACGTGACCTCAGTCTCGGTGAAGCCCACGGTGCAAGGAGAGCAGCAG aagctgccCAACACCACAACGACCACCAAGAAACCAGAGATGAATGTGACCTCAGTCTCG CTGCTCAACACCACAATGACCACCAAGAAACCACCGATGAACGTGACCTCAGTCTCCGTAAAGACCACGGTGCAAGGAGAGCAGCAG aagctgccCAACACTACACTGACCACTAAGAAACCAGAGATGAACGTGACCTCCGTCTCGGTGAACCCCATGGTGCAAAGACAGCAGCAG gaGCTGCCCAACACCACACTGACCAAGAAACCAGAGATGAACGTGACCTCAGTCTCGGTGAAGCCAACGGTGCAAGGAGAGCAGCAG aagctgccCAACACCACAATGACCACTAAGAAACCAGAGATGAACGTGACCTCAGTCTCGGTGAAGCCAACGGTGCAAGGAGAGCAGCAG aagctgccCAACACCACAATGACCACTAAGAAACCAGAGATGAACGTGACCTCAGTCTCGGTGAAGCCCACGGTGCAAGGAGAGCAGCAG aagctgccCAACACCACACTGACCACCAAGAAACCAGAGATGAACGTGACCTCAGTCTCGGTGAAGCCAACGGTGCAAGGAGAGCAGCAG aagctgccCAACACCACACTGACCACCAAGAAACCAGCGATGAACGTGACCTCAGTGAAGCCCACGGTGCAAGGACAGCAGCAG aagctgccCAACACCACACTGACCACCAAGAAACCAGATATGAACGTGACCTCAGTCTCGGTGAAGCCAACGGTGCAAGGAGAGCAGCAG aagctgccCAACACCACAATGACCACTAAGAAACCAGCGGTGAACGTGACCTCAGTCTCGGTGAAGCCCACGGTGAACGGACAGCAGCAG aagctgccCAACACCACACTGACCACTAAGAAACCAGCGCTGAATGTGACCTCAGTCTCG GTTCTTTTGCAGAAGCTTCCCAACACCACAAAAACCACCAAGAAACCAATGAAC AAGCTGCTCAAAACATTGACCACTAAGAAACCAAGGATCAGCGTGGTGAAGCCCGAATTGTTTACAGAGCTGCAG TTGGCTAAGTACTAcgtttggatttactccaacacCAACGTTTCCATCATCATCAACCCACAAGACCTGAATCTCGAAGT TCTTGAAGTCAATCTGGTGTCGGAGCACCGTGGCAAAAAGCTGTTGACCCTTCGGTTTTCAATGACAAACCAAACCGCCAAGCTTATCACAGACACCCATGTTTCGCCACTACCGCTGATCCAGAACGAAATGACCTGGCCTTATCGTCTTGGAGTCAACTACAAG atTGTTATCCAGAAAAACGGCAACTACTGGACCGTGAACTTCAGCAACAAGCTCGTGCTGTGTTTCACGCTTGAGAAGAGACAAGTCATCAGCCAGGTGGAGGTGTCCGGCCGGATCGTTACCATCAGGAAAGTGGAGGTTTTCAGGGATGTTTGA
- the LOC125990195 gene encoding mucin-2-like isoform X23 has translation MKTIGLAAAAVVLSLTAWVLYEIKRTPVSAKLTLSEQKQELSTLTTKEPALNVTSVLVKTTKLPNTTLTTKTPALNVTSVSKLPNTTLTTKTPALNVTSVSKLPNTTLTTKTPALNVTSVSKLPNTTLTTKTPEMNVTSVSVKPTVQGQQQELPNTTLTTKKPEMNVTSVSVNTTVQGAQQKLPNTTLTTKKPAMNVTSVSAKPTVKGKEENTLTTKKKMNVNSNFVLDILKDLYNLTDEEPEEKKLPNTTLTTKKPAMNVTSVSVKTTAQGQQQKLPNTTLTTKKPAMNVTSVSIKTTELPNTTLTTKKPEMNVTSVSVKPTVQGEQQKLPNTTTTTKKPEMNVTSVSLLNTTMTTKKPPMNVTSVSVKTTVQGEQQKLPNTTLTTKKPEMNVTSVSVNPMVQRQQQELPNTTLTKKPEMNVTSVSVKPTVQGEQQKLPNTTMTTKKPEMNVTSVSVKPTVQGEQQKLPNTTMTTKKPEMNVTSVSVKPTVQGEQQKLPNTTLTTKKPEMNVTSVSVKPTVQGEQQKLPNTTLTTKKPAMNVTSVKPTVQGQQQKLPNTTLTTKKPDMNVTSVSVKPTVQGEQQKLPNTTMTTKKPAVNVTSVSVKPTVNGQQQKLPNTTLTTKKPALNVTSVSVLLQKLPNTTKTTKKPMNKLLKTLTTKKPRISVVKPELFTELQLAKYYVWIYSNTNVSIIINPQDLNLEVLEVNLVSEHRGKKLLTLRFSMTNQTAKLITDTHVSPLPLIQNEMTWPYRLGVNYKIVIQKNGNYWTVNFSNKLVLCFTLEKRQVISQVEVSGRIVTIRKVEVFRDV, from the exons ATGAAGACAATTGGACTGGCCGCGGCCGCGGTCGTTCTATCGCTTACTGCCTGGGTGCTTTATG AGATCAAAAGGACCCCAGTCTCGGCGAAGCTCACATTATCTGAACAGAAGCAG GAGCTGTCAACACTGACCACTAAGGAACCAGCGCTGAACGTGACCTCAGTCTTGGTAAAGACCACG aagctgccCAACACTACACTGACCACTAAGACACCAGCGCTGAACGTGACCTCAGTCTCG aagctgccCAACACCACACTGACCACTAAGACACCAGCGCTGAACGTGACCTCAGTCTCG aagctgccCAACACTACACTGACCACTAAGACACCAGCGCTGAACGTGACCTCAGTCTCG aagctgccCAACACTACACTGACCACTAAGACACCAGAGATGAACGTGACCTCCGTCTCGGTGAAGCCCACGGTGCAAGGACagcagcag gaGCTGCCCAACACCACACTGACCACTAAGAAACCAGAGATGAACGTGACCTCAGTCTCCGTAAACACCACGGTGCAAGGAGCGCAGCAG aagctgccCAACACCACACTGACCACTAAGAAACCAGCGATGAACGTGACTTCAGTCTCGGCGAAGCCCACGGTCAAAGGAAAGGAGGAG AACACACTGACCACTAAGAAAAAGATGAATGTCAACTCTAACTTTGTTTTGGACATACTGAAG gaCCTGTATAACCTGACCGATGAGGAACCAGAGGAGAAG aagctgccCAACACTACACTGACCACTAAGAAACCAGCGATGAACGTGACCTCAGTCTCGGTGAAGACCACGGCGCAAGGACAGCAGCAG aagctgccCAACACCACACTGACCACCAAGAAACCAGCAATGAACGTGACCTCAGTCTCGATAAAGACCACG gagCTGCCCAACACCACACTGACCACCAAGAAACCAGAGATGAACGTGACCTCAGTCTCGGTGAAGCCCACGGTGCAAGGAGAGCAGCAG aagctgccCAACACCACAACGACCACCAAGAAACCAGAGATGAATGTGACCTCAGTCTCG CTGCTCAACACCACAATGACCACCAAGAAACCACCGATGAACGTGACCTCAGTCTCCGTAAAGACCACGGTGCAAGGAGAGCAGCAG aagctgccCAACACTACACTGACCACTAAGAAACCAGAGATGAACGTGACCTCCGTCTCGGTGAACCCCATGGTGCAAAGACAGCAGCAG gaGCTGCCCAACACCACACTGACCAAGAAACCAGAGATGAACGTGACCTCAGTCTCGGTGAAGCCAACGGTGCAAGGAGAGCAGCAG aagctgccCAACACCACAATGACCACTAAGAAACCAGAGATGAACGTGACCTCAGTCTCGGTGAAGCCAACGGTGCAAGGAGAGCAGCAG aagctgccCAACACCACAATGACCACTAAGAAACCAGAGATGAACGTGACCTCAGTCTCGGTGAAGCCCACGGTGCAAGGAGAGCAGCAG aagctgccCAACACCACACTGACCACCAAGAAACCAGAGATGAACGTGACCTCAGTCTCGGTGAAGCCAACGGTGCAAGGAGAGCAGCAG aagctgccCAACACCACACTGACCACCAAGAAACCAGCGATGAACGTGACCTCAGTGAAGCCCACGGTGCAAGGACAGCAGCAG aagctgccCAACACCACACTGACCACCAAGAAACCAGATATGAACGTGACCTCAGTCTCGGTGAAGCCAACGGTGCAAGGAGAGCAGCAG aagctgccCAACACCACAATGACCACTAAGAAACCAGCGGTGAACGTGACCTCAGTCTCGGTGAAGCCCACGGTGAACGGACAGCAGCAG aagctgccCAACACCACACTGACCACTAAGAAACCAGCGCTGAATGTGACCTCAGTCTCG GTTCTTTTGCAGAAGCTTCCCAACACCACAAAAACCACCAAGAAACCAATGAAC AAGCTGCTCAAAACATTGACCACTAAGAAACCAAGGATCAGCGTGGTGAAGCCCGAATTGTTTACAGAGCTGCAG TTGGCTAAGTACTAcgtttggatttactccaacacCAACGTTTCCATCATCATCAACCCACAAGACCTGAATCTCGAAGT TCTTGAAGTCAATCTGGTGTCGGAGCACCGTGGCAAAAAGCTGTTGACCCTTCGGTTTTCAATGACAAACCAAACCGCCAAGCTTATCACAGACACCCATGTTTCGCCACTACCGCTGATCCAGAACGAAATGACCTGGCCTTATCGTCTTGGAGTCAACTACAAG atTGTTATCCAGAAAAACGGCAACTACTGGACCGTGAACTTCAGCAACAAGCTCGTGCTGTGTTTCACGCTTGAGAAGAGACAAGTCATCAGCCAGGTGGAGGTGTCCGGCCGGATCGTTACCATCAGGAAAGTGGAGGTTTTCAGGGATGTTTGA